From the Manis pentadactyla isolate mManPen7 chromosome 7, mManPen7.hap1, whole genome shotgun sequence genome, one window contains:
- the LLCFC1 gene encoding sperm-egg fusion protein LLCFC1 — protein MGVKALYKLLSHFCCSPQDDPLWRSEKPVPFPAGRSSACQWNSLGSRNGGQAQGCDVTELMKSAVLWEKGEDNRAGKGKEVVGACGALGSHEGQRQLMGRPLTFLGPQLSRAALLAAVLLLLWVKGVTPQKGGPGSEERSQDRGRPPPEPPYFPYSPTSSPFPYSLGQEEGQDQSLQCSPLSPVPDQEQEQFEEQFVASSVGEMWQVVDMAQQEDDKTSETAAVHYHLFDVLFYFNLASIMVFL, from the exons ATGGGTGTGAAAGCACTTTACAAACTCTTAAGCCATTTTTGTTGCTCTCCGCAGGATGACCCGCTATGGCGATCCGAGAAGCCTGTGCCGTTCCCTGCTGGCCGCTCTTCAGCCTGCCAGTGGAACTCTCTAGGGAGCCGGAATGggggccaggcccagggctgTGATGTCACAGAGCTCATGAAGTCGGCAGTcctgtgggagaaaggggaagacaACAGGGCTGGGAAGGGCAAGGAGGTGGTGGGAGCCTGCGGAGCACTGGGGAGCCACGAAGGCCAGAGGCAGCTGATGGGCAGGCCCCTGACTTTCCTGGGCCCCCAGCTCTCCAGGGCAGCACTCCTGGCAGCCGTCCTGCTGCTGCTGTGGGTGAAGGGGGTAACGCCTCAGAAAGGGGGCCCAGGCTCTGAGGAGAGGAGTCAGGACAGGGGGAGGCCCCCTCCAG AGCCCCCATATTTTCCCTATTCTCCGACTTCTTCCCCTTTTCCCTACAgcctggggcaggaggaaggTCAGGACCAGTCCCTTCAGTGCAGTCCTCTTTCCCCTGTTCCAGACCAGGAGCAAGAGCAGTTTGAAGAGCAGTTTGTGGCCTCCTCGGTGGGAGAGATGTGGCAGGTGGTGGACATGGCCCAGCAAGAGGACGACAAGACATCAGAGACGGCGGCTGTCCACTACCATTTATTTGATGTACTCTTCTACTTTAACCTGGCCAGCATCATGGTTTTTTTGTGA